aaTGAGTAACACAGGTGTCTAGCCACGAACACGTCCAATGTCGTGcccagaggtggagaagagcaGCCTCTCgctgtttttagttttcagtGCATTTAAGTGTAAGAGCTAAAAATacaaaccaaaagaaaaagactCACACGCacaaaattatttattcatgggTTTCTGATATTGTGTGAAGCTCCACATTTTGGTGGGTCATTGCAAAGCctcactctttctctgtttgtgtcactTTCAGACGGGGGGCACCATGAGTGAAGAGCCACCGGTCACCCCCAGCtggctgacccctgaccccacAGCATGGGCCAGCGGAGGCGGGGGACCGATGGACAACAGTACCAACCTGGGGACGTTTCCACCGGAGGACTCCCTCTCGCCCAGCCAGCTGCCCCTGCTGATCAACCCCTGGGACATCGTGCTGTGCTCCTCAGGGACCCTCATAGCCTGTGAGAACgcgctggtggtgctggtgatCTGGCAGAACCCGGCACTCAGAGCCCCGATGTTCCTGCTGATTGGCAGCTTGGCATTCGCCGACCTGCTTGCCGGCCTGGGCCTGGTGCTCCACTTCACCTGTGCCTACCTGCTTCAATCTGAATCTGCCCAGCTGCTGACCGTAGGCCTGGTGGTGGCCTCCTTCTCGGCCTCTGTCTTCAGCCTGCTGGCCATCACGATTGACCGCTACCTGTCGCTGTACTACGCCCTCACCTACAACTCGGAGCGGACGGCGGCCTTCACCTACACCatgctggtgctgctgtggggcctctccctgtgtctgggCCTGCTGCCGATCACAGGGGTCAACTGCCTGGCGGAGGAGTCTACGTGCAGCGTGGTGCGGCCGCTGACCAAGAACAACATCGCCGtgctctccatctccttcctgctgctcttcgGCCTCATGCTGCAACTGTACGTCCAGATCTGCAAGATTGTGATGCGCCACGCTCACCAGATCGCCCTCCAGCACCACTTCCTGGCCGCCACACCCCACTACGTCACAACACGGAAGGGCGTGTCGACGCTGGCCATCATCCTGGGCACGTTCGCCGCCTGCTGGATGCCGTTCACTGTCTACTCCCTCATCGCGGACTACACCTATCCTCCGCTCTACACCTATGCCACGCTGGTGCCTGCCACCTACAACTCCGTCATCAACCCGGTCATCTACGCCTTCAGGAACCAGGAGATCCAGAAGGCACTGTGGCTGGTGTGCTGTGGCTGTGTGCCCGCAAGTGTGGCCCACCGTGCAAGGACCCCCAGTGACGTGTGACGAAGGAGACCCAGGTGGGAAGAGAGAGGCGCCCTGGGTCAGCTCTGCTCCTCACTGGGTCTGTCCAGTGTCACAGAGGGCAGCGTCAGGGGAGGAGGCCCAGGGCAGTGGCTCCGGCTCCTGATGGAGGTCACACCGGCTGAGGCAGGTGGCTCAGTGACCCACAGCCCGCcaggatggattgatggatggatggagtttCTCCAATTTCCTTTCTTCCAATCAACATAGGGCAACGTATCTCACTGTCTTCCCCCTGT
The window above is part of the Platichthys flesus chromosome 21, fPlaFle2.1, whole genome shotgun sequence genome. Proteins encoded here:
- the gpr12 gene encoding G-protein coupled receptor 12, translating into MSEEPPVTPSWLTPDPTAWASGGGGPMDNSTNLGTFPPEDSLSPSQLPLLINPWDIVLCSSGTLIACENALVVLVIWQNPALRAPMFLLIGSLAFADLLAGLGLVLHFTCAYLLQSESAQLLTVGLVVASFSASVFSLLAITIDRYLSLYYALTYNSERTAAFTYTMLVLLWGLSLCLGLLPITGVNCLAEESTCSVVRPLTKNNIAVLSISFLLLFGLMLQLYVQICKIVMRHAHQIALQHHFLAATPHYVTTRKGVSTLAIILGTFAACWMPFTVYSLIADYTYPPLYTYATLVPATYNSVINPVIYAFRNQEIQKALWLVCCGCVPASVAHRARTPSDV